A single region of the Populus nigra chromosome 2, ddPopNigr1.1, whole genome shotgun sequence genome encodes:
- the LOC133682465 gene encoding rho GTPase-activating protein 3-like isoform X4, which translates to MTRLFRSKSCGLVGLTESNSAPPPSPFFHRNGTEDGEEDEDEDDEEELYSDASGNPISTPFIGSREGTGGSERGRNGNSNKEFAILDVLVTALRKSLVTCSVEREDVSSMDISWPTEVRHVSHVTFDRFNGFLGLPTEFEPEVPCKVPSASPASWISQQWISSWLTRYIDPLFSSANVFGVSAKSMQCSHDDKGNSVPTILLMMQKRLYIEGGLKAEGIFRINAENDREEYVRNQLNKGVVPRGIEVHCLAGLIKAWFRELPSGVLDSITPEQVMHCNTEDDCTQLVKQLPLTEAALLDWAINLMADVVEHEQYNKMNARNIAMVFAPNMTQMADPLTALIHAVQVMNLLKTLILKTLREREESSTKLRLPSTCSDSPGDKSEPACHSNLNSKEFCKISLNAGAPEIPSTGLTSTAV; encoded by the exons ATGACTCGGCTTTTCCGATCCAAATCTTGCGGACTCGTCGGACTCACCGAGTCCAACTCTGCCCCCCCTCCATCTCCCTTCTTTCACCGAAACGGCACTGAAGACGGAGAAGAGGACGAGGACgaggatgatgaagaagaattaTATAGTGATGCTTCTGGAAACCCGATATCAACGCCGTTTATTGGGTCGAGAGAAGGAACGGGAGGGAGTGAGAGAGGTCGAAACGGAAATAGCAATAAAGAGTTCGCAATTCTGGATGTTTTGGTAACGGCGTTAAGGAAGTCGTTGGTGACATGCAGCGTGGAAAGAGAGGATGTTTCTTCCATGGATATAAGCTGGCCTACTGAAGTTAGGCACGTGTCTCACGTGACTTTTGATAGGTTTAATGGTTTCCTTGGTTTGCCTACTGAGTTTGAGCCTGAGGTTCCTTGCAAGGTCCCTAGCGCCag TCCTGCTTCTTGGATTAGTCAGCAGTGGATATCTTCTTGGCTTACACGATACATCGATCCTCTGTTTTCCAGTGCAAATGTATTTGGAGTTTCTGCCAAGTCGATGCAATGTTCTCATGATGACAAAGGGAACAGTGTGCCGACTATTCTTCTAATGATGCAAAAGCGTTTATATATAGAAGGAGGACTTAAG GCAGAAGGGATTTTCCGAATAAATGCTGAGAATGATCGGGAGGAGTATGTCAGAAACCAGCTAAACAAAGGTGTAGTGCCTCGTGGAATTGAAGTCCATTGCTTGGCAGGTTTAATAAAG GCATGGTTTAGAGAACTACCCTCTGGGGTGCTCGATTCTATCACACCAGAACAGGTAATGCACTGCAACACCGAAGATGACTGCACtcaacttgtgaagcaacttcCTCTGACAGAAGCTGCACTACTTGATTGGGCAATCAATTTGATGGCAGATGTCGTGGAGCATGAACAATATAACAAGATGAATGCACGCAACATTGCTATGGTTTTTGCACCCAACATGACGCAG ATGGCTGATCCTTTGACCGCATTGATTCATGCCGTGCAAGTAATGAACTTGCTCAAGACATTGATCTTAAAAACACTCCGGGAAAGAGAGGAATCCAGTACAAAGCTTAGGTTGCCCTCGACATGCTCAGATTCCCCAGGCGACAAGAGTGAACCGGCCTGTCATTCAAACTTAAACAGCAAAGAATTCTGTAAAATATCACTCAACGCTGGTGCACCTGAGATACCTTCCACTG GTTTGACATCAACAGCTGTCTGA
- the LOC133682465 gene encoding rho GTPase-activating protein 3-like isoform X2: MTRLFRSKSCGLVGLTESNSAPPPSPFFHRNGTEDGEEDEDEDDEEELYSDASGNPISTPFIGSREGTGGSERGRNGNSNKEFAILDVLVTALRKSLVTCSVEREDVSSMDISWPTEVRHVSHVTFDRFNGFLGLPTEFEPEVPCKVPSASANVFGVSAKSMQCSHDDKGNSVPTILLMMQKRLYIEGGLKAEGIFRINAENDREEYVRNQLNKGVVPRGIEVHCLAGLIKAWFRELPSGVLDSITPEQVMHCNTEDDCTQLVKQLPLTEAALLDWAINLMADVVEHEQYNKMNARNIAMVFAPNMTQMADPLTALIHAVQVMNLLKTLILKTLREREESSTKLRLPSTCSDSPGDKSEPACHSNLNSKEFCKISLNAGAPEIPSTGKFLRSATMNRLESNTEEKYWRFQKKGDGEEEFKPVSSSSPPFREMGTLDSGCKGEYDSGDWLSFRKGVRRLCIHPVFQLSKPVKKTRGIGIVNTRGRGGEAWA, from the exons ATGACTCGGCTTTTCCGATCCAAATCTTGCGGACTCGTCGGACTCACCGAGTCCAACTCTGCCCCCCCTCCATCTCCCTTCTTTCACCGAAACGGCACTGAAGACGGAGAAGAGGACGAGGACgaggatgatgaagaagaattaTATAGTGATGCTTCTGGAAACCCGATATCAACGCCGTTTATTGGGTCGAGAGAAGGAACGGGAGGGAGTGAGAGAGGTCGAAACGGAAATAGCAATAAAGAGTTCGCAATTCTGGATGTTTTGGTAACGGCGTTAAGGAAGTCGTTGGTGACATGCAGCGTGGAAAGAGAGGATGTTTCTTCCATGGATATAAGCTGGCCTACTGAAGTTAGGCACGTGTCTCACGTGACTTTTGATAGGTTTAATGGTTTCCTTGGTTTGCCTACTGAGTTTGAGCCTGAGGTTCCTTGCAAGGTCCCTAGCGCCag TGCAAATGTATTTGGAGTTTCTGCCAAGTCGATGCAATGTTCTCATGATGACAAAGGGAACAGTGTGCCGACTATTCTTCTAATGATGCAAAAGCGTTTATATATAGAAGGAGGACTTAAG GCAGAAGGGATTTTCCGAATAAATGCTGAGAATGATCGGGAGGAGTATGTCAGAAACCAGCTAAACAAAGGTGTAGTGCCTCGTGGAATTGAAGTCCATTGCTTGGCAGGTTTAATAAAG GCATGGTTTAGAGAACTACCCTCTGGGGTGCTCGATTCTATCACACCAGAACAGGTAATGCACTGCAACACCGAAGATGACTGCACtcaacttgtgaagcaacttcCTCTGACAGAAGCTGCACTACTTGATTGGGCAATCAATTTGATGGCAGATGTCGTGGAGCATGAACAATATAACAAGATGAATGCACGCAACATTGCTATGGTTTTTGCACCCAACATGACGCAG ATGGCTGATCCTTTGACCGCATTGATTCATGCCGTGCAAGTAATGAACTTGCTCAAGACATTGATCTTAAAAACACTCCGGGAAAGAGAGGAATCCAGTACAAAGCTTAGGTTGCCCTCGACATGCTCAGATTCCCCAGGCGACAAGAGTGAACCGGCCTGTCATTCAAACTTAAACAGCAAAGAATTCTGTAAAATATCACTCAACGCTGGTGCACCTGAGATACCTTCCACTGGTAAGTTTTTGAGGTCTGCCACTATGAATAGATTAGAATCCAACACTGAGGAAAAATATTGGAGATTTCAGAAGAAAGGTGATGGAGAAGAGGAATTTAAGCCTGTTTCAAGTAGCAGCCCCCCTTTCCGTGAAATGGGCACCCTAGACAGTGGATGCAAAGGTGAATATGATAGTGGAGATTGGCTAAGTTTTAGAAAAGGGGTGAGGAGGCTATGTATACACCCTGTATTTCAGTTGAGTAAACCAGTTAAGAAGACTCGTGGTATTGGAATTGTAAATACTAGGGGAAGAGGCGGAGAAGCTTGGGCGTGA
- the LOC133682465 gene encoding rho GTPase-activating protein 3-like isoform X1 — translation MTRLFRSKSCGLVGLTESNSAPPPSPFFHRNGTEDGEEDEDEDDEEELYSDASGNPISTPFIGSREGTGGSERGRNGNSNKEFAILDVLVTALRKSLVTCSVEREDVSSMDISWPTEVRHVSHVTFDRFNGFLGLPTEFEPEVPCKVPSASPASWISQQWISSWLTRYIDPLFSSANVFGVSAKSMQCSHDDKGNSVPTILLMMQKRLYIEGGLKAEGIFRINAENDREEYVRNQLNKGVVPRGIEVHCLAGLIKAWFRELPSGVLDSITPEQVMHCNTEDDCTQLVKQLPLTEAALLDWAINLMADVVEHEQYNKMNARNIAMVFAPNMTQMADPLTALIHAVQVMNLLKTLILKTLREREESSTKLRLPSTCSDSPGDKSEPACHSNLNSKEFCKISLNAGAPEIPSTGKFLRSATMNRLESNTEEKYWRFQKKGDGEEEFKPVSSSSPPFREMGTLDSGCKGEYDSGDWLSFRKGVRRLCIHPVFQLSKPVKKTRGIGIVNTRGRGGEAWA, via the exons ATGACTCGGCTTTTCCGATCCAAATCTTGCGGACTCGTCGGACTCACCGAGTCCAACTCTGCCCCCCCTCCATCTCCCTTCTTTCACCGAAACGGCACTGAAGACGGAGAAGAGGACGAGGACgaggatgatgaagaagaattaTATAGTGATGCTTCTGGAAACCCGATATCAACGCCGTTTATTGGGTCGAGAGAAGGAACGGGAGGGAGTGAGAGAGGTCGAAACGGAAATAGCAATAAAGAGTTCGCAATTCTGGATGTTTTGGTAACGGCGTTAAGGAAGTCGTTGGTGACATGCAGCGTGGAAAGAGAGGATGTTTCTTCCATGGATATAAGCTGGCCTACTGAAGTTAGGCACGTGTCTCACGTGACTTTTGATAGGTTTAATGGTTTCCTTGGTTTGCCTACTGAGTTTGAGCCTGAGGTTCCTTGCAAGGTCCCTAGCGCCag TCCTGCTTCTTGGATTAGTCAGCAGTGGATATCTTCTTGGCTTACACGATACATCGATCCTCTGTTTTCCAGTGCAAATGTATTTGGAGTTTCTGCCAAGTCGATGCAATGTTCTCATGATGACAAAGGGAACAGTGTGCCGACTATTCTTCTAATGATGCAAAAGCGTTTATATATAGAAGGAGGACTTAAG GCAGAAGGGATTTTCCGAATAAATGCTGAGAATGATCGGGAGGAGTATGTCAGAAACCAGCTAAACAAAGGTGTAGTGCCTCGTGGAATTGAAGTCCATTGCTTGGCAGGTTTAATAAAG GCATGGTTTAGAGAACTACCCTCTGGGGTGCTCGATTCTATCACACCAGAACAGGTAATGCACTGCAACACCGAAGATGACTGCACtcaacttgtgaagcaacttcCTCTGACAGAAGCTGCACTACTTGATTGGGCAATCAATTTGATGGCAGATGTCGTGGAGCATGAACAATATAACAAGATGAATGCACGCAACATTGCTATGGTTTTTGCACCCAACATGACGCAG ATGGCTGATCCTTTGACCGCATTGATTCATGCCGTGCAAGTAATGAACTTGCTCAAGACATTGATCTTAAAAACACTCCGGGAAAGAGAGGAATCCAGTACAAAGCTTAGGTTGCCCTCGACATGCTCAGATTCCCCAGGCGACAAGAGTGAACCGGCCTGTCATTCAAACTTAAACAGCAAAGAATTCTGTAAAATATCACTCAACGCTGGTGCACCTGAGATACCTTCCACTGGTAAGTTTTTGAGGTCTGCCACTATGAATAGATTAGAATCCAACACTGAGGAAAAATATTGGAGATTTCAGAAGAAAGGTGATGGAGAAGAGGAATTTAAGCCTGTTTCAAGTAGCAGCCCCCCTTTCCGTGAAATGGGCACCCTAGACAGTGGATGCAAAGGTGAATATGATAGTGGAGATTGGCTAAGTTTTAGAAAAGGGGTGAGGAGGCTATGTATACACCCTGTATTTCAGTTGAGTAAACCAGTTAAGAAGACTCGTGGTATTGGAATTGTAAATACTAGGGGAAGAGGCGGAGAAGCTTGGGCGTGA
- the LOC133682465 gene encoding rho GTPase-activating protein 3-like isoform X3, producing MTRLFRSKSCGLVGLTESNSAPPPSPFFHRNGTEDGEEDEDEDDEEELYSDASGNPISTPFIGSREGTGGSERGRNGNSNKEFAILDVLVTALRKSLVTCSVEREDVSSMDISWPTEVSANVFGVSAKSMQCSHDDKGNSVPTILLMMQKRLYIEGGLKAEGIFRINAENDREEYVRNQLNKGVVPRGIEVHCLAGLIKAWFRELPSGVLDSITPEQVMHCNTEDDCTQLVKQLPLTEAALLDWAINLMADVVEHEQYNKMNARNIAMVFAPNMTQMADPLTALIHAVQVMNLLKTLILKTLREREESSTKLRLPSTCSDSPGDKSEPACHSNLNSKEFCKISLNAGAPEIPSTGKFLRSATMNRLESNTEEKYWRFQKKGDGEEEFKPVSSSSPPFREMGTLDSGCKGEYDSGDWLSFRKGVRRLCIHPVFQLSKPVKKTRGIGIVNTRGRGGEAWA from the exons ATGACTCGGCTTTTCCGATCCAAATCTTGCGGACTCGTCGGACTCACCGAGTCCAACTCTGCCCCCCCTCCATCTCCCTTCTTTCACCGAAACGGCACTGAAGACGGAGAAGAGGACGAGGACgaggatgatgaagaagaattaTATAGTGATGCTTCTGGAAACCCGATATCAACGCCGTTTATTGGGTCGAGAGAAGGAACGGGAGGGAGTGAGAGAGGTCGAAACGGAAATAGCAATAAAGAGTTCGCAATTCTGGATGTTTTGGTAACGGCGTTAAGGAAGTCGTTGGTGACATGCAGCGTGGAAAGAGAGGATGTTTCTTCCATGGATATAAGCTGGCCTACTGAAGTTAG TGCAAATGTATTTGGAGTTTCTGCCAAGTCGATGCAATGTTCTCATGATGACAAAGGGAACAGTGTGCCGACTATTCTTCTAATGATGCAAAAGCGTTTATATATAGAAGGAGGACTTAAG GCAGAAGGGATTTTCCGAATAAATGCTGAGAATGATCGGGAGGAGTATGTCAGAAACCAGCTAAACAAAGGTGTAGTGCCTCGTGGAATTGAAGTCCATTGCTTGGCAGGTTTAATAAAG GCATGGTTTAGAGAACTACCCTCTGGGGTGCTCGATTCTATCACACCAGAACAGGTAATGCACTGCAACACCGAAGATGACTGCACtcaacttgtgaagcaacttcCTCTGACAGAAGCTGCACTACTTGATTGGGCAATCAATTTGATGGCAGATGTCGTGGAGCATGAACAATATAACAAGATGAATGCACGCAACATTGCTATGGTTTTTGCACCCAACATGACGCAG ATGGCTGATCCTTTGACCGCATTGATTCATGCCGTGCAAGTAATGAACTTGCTCAAGACATTGATCTTAAAAACACTCCGGGAAAGAGAGGAATCCAGTACAAAGCTTAGGTTGCCCTCGACATGCTCAGATTCCCCAGGCGACAAGAGTGAACCGGCCTGTCATTCAAACTTAAACAGCAAAGAATTCTGTAAAATATCACTCAACGCTGGTGCACCTGAGATACCTTCCACTGGTAAGTTTTTGAGGTCTGCCACTATGAATAGATTAGAATCCAACACTGAGGAAAAATATTGGAGATTTCAGAAGAAAGGTGATGGAGAAGAGGAATTTAAGCCTGTTTCAAGTAGCAGCCCCCCTTTCCGTGAAATGGGCACCCTAGACAGTGGATGCAAAGGTGAATATGATAGTGGAGATTGGCTAAGTTTTAGAAAAGGGGTGAGGAGGCTATGTATACACCCTGTATTTCAGTTGAGTAAACCAGTTAAGAAGACTCGTGGTATTGGAATTGTAAATACTAGGGGAAGAGGCGGAGAAGCTTGGGCGTGA